The genomic window GTTTCCTCACGATCGGCTTGGCCGTGGCGGCCTTAATGCTGACAACTCAGTTATCCATTCCGAACGAATTCTTCCCGCTGACCGAACGGGATCAGTTCGCGGTCGAAATCTGGCTGCCGGAATCCGCGTCGATCGAGCAAACCGATGCCATGGCTCGCCAGGTGGAAGACACGATTCGCAAGCTGAGTCCTTACACCGACGCCGAAGGCAACTCACAGCAGCGTCTGCTGAACATGCGGACGATTGTCGGCGGTGGCGGCTCGCGTTGGTATTTGGCGTGGGAACCCGAAGCGATCAAACCCAACTATGCCGAAATTTTGGTCCATACAACCAACGGCAAGGTCGTTCACGACTTCGCGGAAAACATTCGCAAAGTCACGCGAGAAGGCGATGCCACGCTGGGGATCGAACCCGTTGTGGGAGCTCGCGTAGTTCCCACGGAACTGATGCTCGGACCGCCCGCCGATCCGGTCGTGCTGCGCGTGACGGGGGAAGGCTTTGCGGACATCTCGCAACTTCGCACCGCGACAAATCGCGTCAAGGAGATGGTCGATGCGGAACCGGATACCTGGGACGTGAACGATTCCTGGGGCTATCCGATTCAGCAGTTAGAGATCGATATCGACACCCAGCGGGCCAGCTTGTCCGGCATCCGCAACTCCGAAATCGCGGACACCCTGGACGCCTACTTTTCCGGAAAGCTATTGACGCAGTATCGTGAAAACGAACGCTTAATCCCAATCTATTTCCGCCTCAAACCGGACAGCCGCCGTTCGTTGGACGACCTCTTATCGGCGCATGTCGAAAGCGACGTTGGCAAGGTGCCATTGGAGTCGGTAGCGGATGGGATTCCTCGTTGGAAACCGGGCATGATCAGTCGCCGCGATGGAAACCGTACGATCGAGATCCGTTCCCAAATCAACTTTGGAGCCTCCGGAAACGACATCACTAAACGCGTTTTTGATTCCGAGGAGATGGACCAATTACGCGCCGAGTTGCCGCCCGGGTTCCGCGTCGAAATCGGCGGGGCGCTCGAGGAATCGATGAAAGCACAAGGCAAGATGCTGAAGTCGTTTGGAATGTCCTTCATGGCGATTATCGTGTTGTTGATCATTCAGTTCAACAGCGTGTTCCGTACATCCATCATCATCGCCACCTTGCCGCTGGCGATGGCCGGGGGCCTATTGGGGTTGTACCTGACCAACAACGCCTTTGGTTTCATGCCGCAACTGGGTGTATTGGCGTTGTTTGGAATCGTTCTGAATGCGGCCATTTTGTTTGTCGAGTTCGCCGATATCACGCTGCGTGCTAGAGGCCAAAGCAACGACGGACGCGGCATTCAAAATCGTGAAGAGTTTCAAGCGGTGATCATTTCGGCAGGCGAGCAACGCCTGATGCCGATCTTTTTGACCACGGCAACCACCGTCGGGGGCCTGTTCCCGCTGGCCGTGGCCGGTGGCCCGTTGTGGGTCGGGATGGCTTGGTTGATGATTTCGGGTCTGACCTTTGCCACGCTGCTGACATTGATCCTGATCCCGGTGCTGTATTCGTTTTCCTACCGATTTCTGCAGCGTTCCGCTCCGCAAGATGCTAACGCGGCGGCATAACGGTTATCCTAGGGACAGTGGATTTCCGAACGCCCCCGCCTGAGCGAACGATGATGTTGAAGAATCTGTGTGGCTTATTGGTTTGTACCTGCCTGCTCACAACGGCCGTGACTGCGGAGCGTCCGCCGAACGTGGTGTTGATCATGGCGGACGATGTCAGTTGGGAGTGTTTCGGCTGCTACGGCGCCGAGGATTACCAGACGCCTCAAATCGACGCCCTGGCCGCCAAGGGCGTGCAGTTCAACCATTGCTACTCCACGCCGATCTGTACGCCGTCACGCGTCAAGTTGATGACCGGCCAATACAGCTTTCGCAACTACACGCACTTTGGGTACCTGAATCCTCGTGACAAGACCTTCGCACAGTTGATGCGCTCGGCCGGATACAAAACCGCGGTGGCCGGCAAGTGGCAGCTGAACGGTTTGTACCACGGCGCGGCGGGCAGCCAGGACGTGAACCGTCCGCAGCAAGCCGGTTTCGACGAACATTGTTTGTGGCAACTCACGAAAACGGTGGCGGACCCCGATGGCGGAGAACGCTTTTGGAGTCCGGTGCTGGAACAAAACGGCAAGCTTCTGTCCAAGCAGGACAACCACCAACAATACGGTCCCGACATCATGTCGGACTTTTTGTGCGACTTCATCCGACGCCATCAGGACGAACCGTTTTTTGTTTATTACCCCACAGTGCTGGTGCACAACCCATTCGTGCCGACGCCCGATTCGATCGGTGACGCGTCGCGAGACCATAAAGCAAACCGAGCGCCCAAAGGTTCGGCTAAACGCAAAGCCAACTTCGTTGCCATGGTTCAGTATTTGGACAAAATTGTCGGCAAGATGGTCGCTCAGGTGGAACAGGTTGGCCAGCTGGAAAACACCATCTTTCTGTTTACGGCCGACAATGGGACCAACCGCAACATTACGTCCAACTGGAACGCGATGTCGATTCGAGGCGGCAAAGCTACGACCACCGACATGGGCACCCATGTGCCGTTGGTGGCGTACTGGAAAGGGCACACGCCGGTGGGAGTCCAATGCGACGACCTGATCGACTTTACCGACTTCTATCCGACTCTGGCGGCGGCCGCTGGCGTGCGTTTAGGCTCGGACGACCCGGCGGATGGCCGCAGTTTTCTTCCGCAGCTGCAAGGCTTAACGGGGCAACCGCGCCCCTGGGTGCTGTGTCACTACCAACCCTACTGGGGAAAATTTAGCGGTCGACAGTTTGTGCGTGATCAGTCTTACAAGCTGTATCGCGACGGCGGCTTCTTTCAAGTGCCTGAGGATCTGCGGGAACAGCACGACCTGGCGGCCGGCCAGCGTGATGCCGACGCCGAAGCCGCCCATCAGCGGCTAAGTCAGACGCTGCAAAACGCTCCGCCTGCGCCGCCTGTCCTGGGTGGTCGCAATGCGACCGAGCGGCCGACGTATCCGGACTGGCAGCTGCTGCGAGATCCCAACGATTAATAGCCGATCTCGCCAGAGATTGGATCGGGAAGGCCAAAACGTCCAAAGTCTGGCGACTTCGGCTACGTCCGGCCACTCAGATCCAATGTCGACGCAGCACTGGTCGTTCCCACGGCCGTCGCATCCACGCGGACAATATCCTGCGCGTCAAGCGTCCGTTGTCTTGCCGCGTCGGCAGTGGTCAAACAATGCAACTGGAATGGTCTCACGGCGGTAGGTGCCAGTCCCGTGGTAAAGCTCAGGTTCCACCGCTGCTCGGGAGACAGCATCGGCAGCAGGTGTGAGAGGGCGTCGATCGGATTCTGCAATCCCACCACGGCGATTCGCTGGGATTGATTGACCAGGTGGATGATCTGAGCGCATAAGGACTCACAAATGGGTGCCGATGCGCCGTCTCCCAACCGCCACTGCGGAGCTTCCACAATCGGTTCGCTAGGCAGCGTCGCCGGTGGCAGTGCGTCATGGACGAGCTCCAGCGGTAGGCTTAACGCCCCCATTGCCAACGCGTGTTTGGCAACGTGAATGGGATTGCAGCCATAAGCCACAAAGGTTGGTTTATCCAAGACTAAGATAAGCGTGACGACCTGCGTACCACCGCGGCCGCTGTACTCCGGTCCGCCCAGCACGGTGCGGGTCACGGCCACGCGGTCCTGGTTGATGGGGTAGTAATTCAGCGTCCACTGCTCGGAATCGTGACTGGGAAATTTCGTCGGCGCCCATCGACAAAGCTCCTGTCCCAGGGCCGCATCAATACCTGAACTACGGGCGACCAACTGATACCCTTTCAAACGTCCGCGATCCGACGATGCGAAAACGGCCTGTTCGACTGTGAGCGTGTTCATGGTGCACCGTCCTTATCGTCTACTATTTGCCGACCAGCCAACGCAAGGGTTCGATCACGCCCTGTGGTTGAATATGGAACGGGAATCGCATGCCGCGTCCGCTGGAATCGGAAAGCATTCCCGACCGCCCAGCCACACTGGCTGCAAAAAATGCGTGTCGAGAGAACGTGCGTTTACAGAACTCGAAAAGTCGCGGTGTATTGTGCGAGGCGAACAAAGCGGGATCGCCGATGGCTTCTGAACAGCCATCACATTTGGTGAATACGATCGCCACTGCGGGACTGGACGAGGCGCTGCGTCTGCCCCGACCGTTTCCCGACAATCCGTGCTGGGCAGCGATGTAGGAAGCCAACTTCAGGGCAAAGATGTCCTCGCCCGAGCCTTCGTCGCGAACCCGCATACTGTCGCAGAGGATCAGTAAGCCGCTGGATTTGCTGACCACATGACTGATGGCCGGATACATTCCCGCGTGATTCACCTCCATCGCAATTGCTTCGCCGGCAAAATCGGGCGAGATCAAATCGACGTAGCGGCGAGCCTTCTTTTCCGCCATGGAGATCTGGCAATGCATCCACTTCCAACTATCCGCCTCCGATGGCGTTTTTTCCGGAAAGGTGCGTTTTTCCAAGGCGCTGATCACCTGCTCTTGCAAGTCGATCGAAAACGCGCTGGTTGTGGTGCCTCGAAATTCTTCCGAACCGTTGCTAAGAATGTCTAGCAACAGGCCCAAGTAAACCGTTTTTCCGGCGTTGCTGGCTCCCAGTACCGAGACGAAATTTTTCTCGCCGGATCGGGTCGCGACGGTTTGGGATAGCACCGCCGGTGTTTGACATTCCGAGCAGAATTCCTGGCCTTCGGGCAACCGCTGCTCGCAACAAGCGCAGTTGATGGCCAACGCAGGACGACCGGAGGAAAGCAGCTGATGGGGAGTGGTAATCATAGCTCGGATACACGCTCGTTGGGATTGGCTTGGTCGTCCGCCTGCGGCAACTCGCAAGCCGAGATGCAGCAGCGGAAACCAACGTTTGCACCGCGGAACAACATCGGTTGACCGGTACGGAATTGACAGGTGGCTTGCGAATGAAAATAGGAATCGAATGCCCCGCCCCGCGTTTCCGCAATCGTGCCGTCCAGTTGCACTTCGATGCCTTCGTCGGCATGCAGTGCATACTGTGCGTCCACCCATTCCCAAACGTTGCCGACCAATTGTCGGACACCGTTGGGAGTGGCTCCGCTGCTGAATTGATCAACCGCCACCGTGCCGCCGCGGTTGCTCGTCCAAATATTGGCCTTACCAGGATCAAACGCGTTGCCCCAGGGATAACGGACCTCGGCTCCGTTGGCCGCTTGCCCCTTGGGCCAAGTCCCCGCCCGCTGCCATTCTTCACTTCGAGGCAACCGTTTGCCAACCCAATTGGCATAGGCATTGGCTTCGTACCAACTGATGCCGACGACCGGATGGTTCAATCGATCCGTCGCGGGTTTGCCGTTCAACCAACCGGCCGGTCCAGGATGCCCGCTGCGATCGGTGAACTGCAGAACGTTCGGCAACACTTCGACCGGCCAATGCATTGGATTGCTGTAGCCGCCAGCCTCGACAAAGCGGGCATAGTCGGCGTTGGTAACGCAATGACGATCGATGTAAAGCGACTCCACGCCTACGGGCTGGAGTTCGTTGGGGACCAATTCCAAACCGTAAGGCGTTGCCACGGCGGTATCGCTGTGCAGGAAGACGGTGCCTCCCGGGACCAGCGCCATCTCGTGCTCGAGCGCTTTCCAAGCACAGCCCAACGACACCTCGTCAAAGGGCAGATCGTCTTGTCCGGACAGCACGCAGCAGTAGCGTCGATCCCGGATCAACCGTCGCGAATCCAAAGGGGCCGCGGAGACATCGGGAAAGCTGTTGGCATTCTCCAGAGCAACGGGCCTGCGGTACTTTCGCAAGCCCACGGCATCTGCGATTAGAGTTGTAATCGTCAATGGGATTCTCCGCAGTCGGAATGTTGGCTCGTATGGATCATGGCTGGTCCCGTGGCTCGCGTCGCGAATCGATTTGCCGGCGCAATTGTTGGAACTGCTGCACGGCTTCGTCGGCACGTCCACCCGTTTGTCCTGATAGCGGAACACGATTCTGCTGGACCGGGTTTACCGGGGAAGGCTGGACGAAGGGCTGCCGATCGTTGGACGCTACATCCGAGGGCATGTGGCCACCGACAATGTCCTTCCGTGCGGATGGACGTCGACTCCGCTGGGCCTGTTGCGTTTGCAACAGCGTGCGGCGTTCGGCTTCCAAATGCAGCCAGCCTTTGGCCAACTGGTCAAACTTTTCGGCCAACCGCTGTGCTTCGCTGTCGCGTTGGGCTTTCCACTGACTCTTCTCGCTTTCAAACTGAGCGATACGCTGAGCCAATGAAGACTTGGCCGCATCGGTGGACGCGGGCGAGGTATCCGGCGAAGCAGTCCCCAACTCGTTTGGCACGGCAATCGGCGGATGATTAATGTGTGGGTGCACGTTGGCGGGATTTCCGTAACGTTCCCACCAGCCCGCAAGAAACGTGTCCACACTGGTGAGGATCTGCTGCAACCGTTCGATCCCCTCCCGAACCGCCGTATCGGCTGTGGGCGCGTCAACAATTGGTGGGGTGGGGCGTGACATGATCGCGTTCGTTTCGTACATCGGAGGGCAATGTTTTCCCGGCCCTTCAAACCGCTCCGTTAACAGGGCAGCCTTCGGGGGGTATGAGACCGGTCAAACATAGCATGTTTTCAGCGGCTAGCTCTGAACTCGGTTCCAAAGTTTCGCCAAACGGTTGGTCAGCGTTGTCTCTTTAACTTCGCTGGCCTCTTGTTTTTCTTGTTCATGTATTTCTCTTAGGTGTTCTCGCAGTGCGTGGATTCGCGACGCGGTTTCACGGTCGGTGGCGTTTTCCTGTTTTGGCAGGTCTTCGATGTCGGCCAGTTTGCTGGACACGTCGAATCGCAACCGCGACAGTTTCGCCTGTTCCTGTGCGATATTGGCACGTTCTTTACGCAATGCGACCTCTTGGTCGGCGGATGCCTGTTTCAGGCGACGCTGCAGCGTAGTGTTTTGCTGTTCTGCCGCAGCCAGTTTTTCCTGCAGCTGGTGATTGCTCTCTTGCAAACCTTCCAGCGTTTCTTCGTATTGCTTGGGCGCTCCGCCCGCAAAGGCAGCCTGTTGGAGTTGCCGTTGCAAGCGTTCCTGCTGCTGCTGTGACGTTTCCAAACGTTGTCGAAGCGAGTCGACTTCAGCGCGTTGCTCGTCCTCACGCTGTCCGATCCGGCTTTCAATTTCTTCGACCCAAGCTTCCAATTGCGCGCGTTCTTCCTGTTCGGCACGATTTTTCGATTCCGCAGCGTGCAACATTTCTTCCAAAATGGCAACGCGTTCGTCACTGCGATTGGCTTCGTCGATCAGTTCCTGCATCCGATCTAAAACGGTATCCGGCTCTTCGGGTGCGGCCTTGCTGTGGCTGCCGTGAAACCGCTGCGAAGATTCTTGGTTGGAGCTTTCAGCGTCTTTCTGTGCAAGCGCCGCTTGCAGATCTTCGATTTCCGCGTGTAGCAACGCTACCGTTTCGGCATCGTAGGTGGCTTCTTCCTCAAATGTGAAAAAATCGGAATTCAGGTCCAAGGCAGGGGTCGGCTCGGATGCCGCTTCCTGTCCCGTTTCTGGATAATCCTCGGACTCTGGAAAGGCATCCGCGACAGGCTCTACATCACCGACTGGCAAGTCGTCCAACATCACCGTTTCGTCGACGACCGACTCCGTCAGTTCCGATTCCGTTCCCGGCAGTGGCGCTGAATGCTGGTGGTTTGGGGTTTCCGAGTACGCGGCACTGACAGGCTCAAACGCACTGGCCTGTTCCGCGATTTCTGCAACGAAGAGCCCATGGGC from Roseimaritima ulvae includes these protein-coding regions:
- a CDS encoding GAP1-N2 domain-containing protein, which encodes MNTLTVEQAVFASSDRGRLKGYQLVARSSGIDAALGQELCRWAPTKFPSHDSEQWTLNYYPINQDRVAVTRTVLGGPEYSGRGGTQVVTLILVLDKPTFVAYGCNPIHVAKHALAMGALSLPLELVHDALPPATLPSEPIVEAPQWRLGDGASAPICESLCAQIIHLVNQSQRIAVVGLQNPIDALSHLLPMLSPEQRWNLSFTTGLAPTAVRPFQLHCLTTADAARQRTLDAQDIVRVDATAVGTTSAASTLDLSGRT
- a CDS encoding TRAFAC clade GTPase domain-containing protein, which produces MITTPHQLLSSGRPALAINCACCEQRLPEGQEFCSECQTPAVLSQTVATRSGEKNFVSVLGASNAGKTVYLGLLLDILSNGSEEFRGTTTSAFSIDLQEQVISALEKRTFPEKTPSEADSWKWMHCQISMAEKKARRYVDLISPDFAGEAIAMEVNHAGMYPAISHVVSKSSGLLILCDSMRVRDEGSGEDIFALKLASYIAAQHGLSGNGRGRRSASSSPAVAIVFTKCDGCSEAIGDPALFASHNTPRLFEFCKRTFSRHAFFAASVAGRSGMLSDSSGRGMRFPFHIQPQGVIEPLRWLVGK
- a CDS encoding FHA domain-containing protein; the protein is MISQQTLPQSIRLVATNSAGQTAHSVLNAEEGVFIGASSNCGFQLGGEGLSGIHCRLSFESNRLLLHDWMSSGGTHVNGQLLTEEKELGLTDVIQIGDYRIALEAAASPSPSASAQEPADEPADATETVNAANPAAPANEAHGLFVAEIAEQASAFEPVSAAYSETPNHQHSAPLPGTESELTESVVDETVMLDDLPVGDVEPVADAFPESEDYPETGQEAASEPTPALDLNSDFFTFEEEATYDAETVALLHAEIEDLQAALAQKDAESSNQESSQRFHGSHSKAAPEEPDTVLDRMQELIDEANRSDERVAILEEMLHAAESKNRAEQEERAQLEAWVEEIESRIGQREDEQRAEVDSLRQRLETSQQQQERLQRQLQQAAFAGGAPKQYEETLEGLQESNHQLQEKLAAAEQQNTTLQRRLKQASADQEVALRKERANIAQEQAKLSRLRFDVSSKLADIEDLPKQENATDRETASRIHALREHLREIHEQEKQEASEVKETTLTNRLAKLWNRVQS
- a CDS encoding formylglycine-generating enzyme family protein, with amino-acid sequence MTITTLIADAVGLRKYRRPVALENANSFPDVSAAPLDSRRLIRDRRYCCVLSGQDDLPFDEVSLGCAWKALEHEMALVPGGTVFLHSDTAVATPYGLELVPNELQPVGVESLYIDRHCVTNADYARFVEAGGYSNPMHWPVEVLPNVLQFTDRSGHPGPAGWLNGKPATDRLNHPVVGISWYEANAYANWVGKRLPRSEEWQRAGTWPKGQAANGAEVRYPWGNAFDPGKANIWTSNRGGTVAVDQFSSGATPNGVRQLVGNVWEWVDAQYALHADEGIEVQLDGTIAETRGGAFDSYFHSQATCQFRTGQPMLFRGANVGFRCCISACELPQADDQANPNERVSEL
- a CDS encoding sulfatase-like hydrolase/transferase gives rise to the protein MMLKNLCGLLVCTCLLTTAVTAERPPNVVLIMADDVSWECFGCYGAEDYQTPQIDALAAKGVQFNHCYSTPICTPSRVKLMTGQYSFRNYTHFGYLNPRDKTFAQLMRSAGYKTAVAGKWQLNGLYHGAAGSQDVNRPQQAGFDEHCLWQLTKTVADPDGGERFWSPVLEQNGKLLSKQDNHQQYGPDIMSDFLCDFIRRHQDEPFFVYYPTVLVHNPFVPTPDSIGDASRDHKANRAPKGSAKRKANFVAMVQYLDKIVGKMVAQVEQVGQLENTIFLFTADNGTNRNITSNWNAMSIRGGKATTTDMGTHVPLVAYWKGHTPVGVQCDDLIDFTDFYPTLAAAAGVRLGSDDPADGRSFLPQLQGLTGQPRPWVLCHYQPYWGKFSGRQFVRDQSYKLYRDGGFFQVPEDLREQHDLAAGQRDADAEAAHQRLSQTLQNAPPAPPVLGGRNATERPTYPDWQLLRDPND